The Panicum virgatum strain AP13 chromosome 5K, P.virgatum_v5, whole genome shotgun sequence genome has a window encoding:
- the LOC120705518 gene encoding probable chlorophyll(ide) b reductase NYC1, chloroplastic isoform X1: MAAAAAAVHLSTHARLRLRRSPADPPSTSSRRPTLLRCRAFKQEPDGGSSGTDPTEARKRRKKGPLYKLKAAIQGLAGSRSAAAEAYGGEYQRAVEKAEEIFFSVTTQLGKYVITMMSSGVVLGVGFQLSGGDSQMNELIWYSWLGGVIIGTMIGTNSVLEEHCKAGPRNVVITGSTRGLGKALAREFLLSGDRVVITSRSPESVLQTIKELEENIQEGLSVAKKKERKTLSHAKVVGTACDVCKPEDVKKLVNFAINELGSVDIWINNAGTNKGFRPLVTFSDDDITQIVSTNLVGSLLCTREAINVMQYQDKGGHIFNMDGAGSGGSSTPLTAVYGSTKCGLRQFQSSLLKESRRSKVGVHTASPGMVLTDLLLSGSSLRNKQMFNLICELPETVARTLVPRMRVVKGSGKAINYLTPPRILLALVTAWVRRGRWFDDEGRAVYAAEADRIRNWAESRARFSVTDAMEMYTENTWVSVFSLSVVCAFIILSSSGGPLPGT; encoded by the exons atggccgccgccgccgccgccgtccacctctCCACCCacgcccgcctccgcctccgccgctcgccggccgacccgccctccacctcctcccgccgcccgaCCCTCCTGCGCTGCCGCGCGTTCAAGCAGGAGCCCGACGGGGGCAGCAGCGGCACCGACCCGACCGAGGCGCGGAAGCGCAGGAAGAAGGGGCCGCTGTACAAGCTCAAGGCCGCGATCCAGGGGCTCGCGGGCTCCCGCTCGGCCGCCGCGGAGGCGTACGGGGGAGAGTACCAGCGCGCCGTCGAGAAGGCGGAGGAGATCTTCTTCTCG GTTACTACTCAGCTAGGAAAATATGTTATCACTATGATGAGCAGTGGTGTTGTACTCGGGGTTGGATTTCAGCTATCAG GTGGAGACAGCCAAATGAATGAACTAATTTGGTACAGCTGGCTTGGTGGGGTGATTATCGGTACAATGATAGGTACAAACAGTGTCCTAGAGGAACACTGCAAAGCTGGACCTCGCAATGTCGTCATAACTGGAAG CACAAGAGGGTTAGGAAAAGCACTTGCTCGTGAGTTTCTTCTTTCAGGAGACCGTGTTGTTATTACGTCACGAAG TCCTGAATCAGTTCTTCAGACTATCAAAGAACTTGAAGAGAACATTCAGGAGGGCTTATCAGTagccaaaaagaaagaaaggaaaacttTATCTCATGCCAAGGTTGTCGGTACAGCTTGTGATGTCTGTAAACCTGAAGATGTGAAGAAGTTAGTGAATTTTGCTATTAATGAGCTTGGCTCAGTTGACATTTGG ATCAATAATGCGGGCACAAATAAAGGTTTTAGGCCACTGGTAACTTTTTCTGATGATGACATTACTCAG ATCGTCTCAACAAACCTAGTTGGGTCTTTGCTGTGCACCAGAGAAGCCATAAATGTCATGCAATACCAAGACAAGGGAGGCCATATATTCAACATGGATGGAGCAGGTTCCGGAGGATCAAGTACACCACTTACAGCTGT CTATGGTTCTACTAAATGTGGACTGAGACAGTTCCAATCATCACTTCTGAAGGAAAGCAGAAGATCGAAAGTTGGAGTGCACACTGCCTCTCCTGGTATGGTCCTCACAGACCTCCTTTTGAG TGGTTCATCCCTCAGAAATAAACAGATGTTCAATTTAATATGCGAGCTTCCAGAAACAGTAGCTAGGACATTGGTTCCAAGGATGAGAGTTGTAAAAGGAAGTGGAAAGGCAATCAACTACTTGACACCACCAAGGATCTTGCTGGCCTTGGTTACTGCATGGGTTCGAAGGGGGCGGTGGTTTGATGACGAG GGAAGAGCAGTATATGCAGCCGAGGCTGATAGAATTCGCAACTGGGCTGAAAGCCGAGCACGGTTCTCTGTCACTGATGCCATGGAGATGTACACGGAAAACACATGGGTTTCCGTATTCTCGCTCTCTGTGGTCTGTGCATTCATAATTCTTTCCAGCTCAGGTGGACCTCTTCCAGGCACATGA
- the LOC120705518 gene encoding probable chlorophyll(ide) b reductase NYC1, chloroplastic isoform X2, giving the protein MLYTVTTQLGKYVITMMSSGVVLGVGFQLSGGDSQMNELIWYSWLGGVIIGTMIGTNSVLEEHCKAGPRNVVITGSTRGLGKALAREFLLSGDRVVITSRSPESVLQTIKELEENIQEGLSVAKKKERKTLSHAKVVGTACDVCKPEDVKKLVNFAINELGSVDIWINNAGTNKGFRPLVTFSDDDITQIVSTNLVGSLLCTREAINVMQYQDKGGHIFNMDGAGSGGSSTPLTAVYGSTKCGLRQFQSSLLKESRRSKVGVHTASPGMVLTDLLLSGSSLRNKQMFNLICELPETVARTLVPRMRVVKGSGKAINYLTPPRILLALVTAWVRRGRWFDDEGRAVYAAEADRIRNWAESRARFSVTDAMEMYTENTWVSVFSLSVVCAFIILSSSGGPLPGT; this is encoded by the exons ATGTTGTATACG GTTACTACTCAGCTAGGAAAATATGTTATCACTATGATGAGCAGTGGTGTTGTACTCGGGGTTGGATTTCAGCTATCAG GTGGAGACAGCCAAATGAATGAACTAATTTGGTACAGCTGGCTTGGTGGGGTGATTATCGGTACAATGATAGGTACAAACAGTGTCCTAGAGGAACACTGCAAAGCTGGACCTCGCAATGTCGTCATAACTGGAAG CACAAGAGGGTTAGGAAAAGCACTTGCTCGTGAGTTTCTTCTTTCAGGAGACCGTGTTGTTATTACGTCACGAAG TCCTGAATCAGTTCTTCAGACTATCAAAGAACTTGAAGAGAACATTCAGGAGGGCTTATCAGTagccaaaaagaaagaaaggaaaacttTATCTCATGCCAAGGTTGTCGGTACAGCTTGTGATGTCTGTAAACCTGAAGATGTGAAGAAGTTAGTGAATTTTGCTATTAATGAGCTTGGCTCAGTTGACATTTGG ATCAATAATGCGGGCACAAATAAAGGTTTTAGGCCACTGGTAACTTTTTCTGATGATGACATTACTCAG ATCGTCTCAACAAACCTAGTTGGGTCTTTGCTGTGCACCAGAGAAGCCATAAATGTCATGCAATACCAAGACAAGGGAGGCCATATATTCAACATGGATGGAGCAGGTTCCGGAGGATCAAGTACACCACTTACAGCTGT CTATGGTTCTACTAAATGTGGACTGAGACAGTTCCAATCATCACTTCTGAAGGAAAGCAGAAGATCGAAAGTTGGAGTGCACACTGCCTCTCCTGGTATGGTCCTCACAGACCTCCTTTTGAG TGGTTCATCCCTCAGAAATAAACAGATGTTCAATTTAATATGCGAGCTTCCAGAAACAGTAGCTAGGACATTGGTTCCAAGGATGAGAGTTGTAAAAGGAAGTGGAAAGGCAATCAACTACTTGACACCACCAAGGATCTTGCTGGCCTTGGTTACTGCATGGGTTCGAAGGGGGCGGTGGTTTGATGACGAG GGAAGAGCAGTATATGCAGCCGAGGCTGATAGAATTCGCAACTGGGCTGAAAGCCGAGCACGGTTCTCTGTCACTGATGCCATGGAGATGTACACGGAAAACACATGGGTTTCCGTATTCTCGCTCTCTGTGGTCTGTGCATTCATAATTCTTTCCAGCTCAGGTGGACCTCTTCCAGGCACATGA